Below is a window of Plasmodium brasilianum strain Bolivian I chromosome 14, whole genome shotgun sequence DNA.
ATGCTTTGGTGGATAAGAGATTGTGGGATAAagataattcatatatatttaggtTTTTCGACAAAGTACCATAACAAAAGGACTTAATATTCTCGTCggtaattttattattagacACATTTATTATACGTAACGATGTGTTATAACGTTTAGTTTGTAAACGTTCATTTGGGGAGTTTAGAGTGATTGAGCAAACAAGGCTGGCTAAGCAGCCGACGTTTGCTAACTAGTCAAGGCTGGTTATATGGTTACTGGAAAAGTCGATCtctctaattttattttcatcattttttagaaaagaacaaaaagaattaaaagcatcattatttatattattttttgaaaaagatagtacagataaattttttgctTTCTTTAAACATTTACCTAGAGCTAGCAAAGTTAAATTTCCATAGTCAGGGGTATGTATATTATCACGGCTGAAACATATATTGGACAAGTACAACTCTGTCAAATTGGTttgttcattaaataatgttTGAATATGTTGATGGAATAAAGAAGATGATATACTATTTTGGGAGAGATCTAAAACTTCaacatttttgcatttttgaaaaaaataaaatatagctTTGTCATTTATGCCtgtatttttaagaattaacgtatatattttttttcttactgttcctattattatttttactattctTACCGTtccctttttcattattctttCCGTTCCccttatcattattattattcccaATTAGTTcacttaattttataaggAAGTTTATCCCTAGCTTGTTGTCGGATAAGTCTAATTCATATTTCTGCTTTTCATCTTTTTGTTCAGTACAAGACATTTCATACTGATCAGCGTTCATATGGGAATCATTGCATGAATAATAGTATGCAtctatattttgttcatcTATCTAGTCAGAATTCTTTCTATCATTTAAACTAAGAGGGGAAAATTATTCAATAATTGCAATACCGCCTTCACACTTTATCAGATTATTTGACAGGTTTAAGGAAGTTAACCAGGGTACATAATTCAAACATTTTGACAGTATTTTAGCACTAtccttttgaaaaaaataaagattaaTGAGAGATATGTAATGGAAATGAAGGGGATGTGGAGGAAGTAAATACGATCTCTGGGGGGGGAAGGGGGTGCACGcaaatatatgtgcatataaatatatgacatatataaatgtaagtacatatatgtatgtttaagtatatatatatatatatatatatatatgtgtatgtatggtcatatacgtatatgtagaCACTTTATATTAATTCGCTATTTTCGAGGATGGACGAGCAAGAAGAATTTAGGGGAGTATGCGGTTTATATAAAGAGCCCATTTATGTGAGGATTATATACGTTTACTCTTCACTTTCGTGTATATATCGAGTGGAATTATGCACAAGTACACAgtgtacacatacatatacatacatacacataaatatacccATTCCTGTGCTCATTTTTCTCTTACTCTAACGTTCGTTAAATTATTGTTTGACAAATTTATCCTGACGAGGCTTCTGCTCCTTAAAATGCAGGGGATGAGAATAAACAAACCCCAGTTACtaatatttatactattCAGTTGTATCTCCTTAACTGagtttaaattatttgcaTTCCCATTTTGTTCTTTCTCTATTTCTTTTCGATTATTCATTATTGAAACAAAATCTGCTATATTGTCTTTATTTAGTACAGGGTTAGAAGAACAAATAACTGTgttatgtaatattatattgtgTGCGCTATCGCTTCGATTCATCTTTGGCTCTTGTTTGTTgtctttgtttttataagCCAACGTAGGGGAGGCATGTGAGGTGGTGTTGGGGTAGTAGTGCAAATGGTTtcatatgtacgtacgtatggAAGTATGTACGAATGCTCACCCTCTTGGATGTAATATGggtttctttctttttttttttttgttttactctTCGAcaaacttaattttttttcaaaagaatcaaaaaaaaaaaaaaaaaaaaaaaaaaaaagaactgagagaaataaaaaatgaaatgtagAAACTAAAAAGGTCCACAGTAATTTTggagtatttttatttttcatcgaagggaaataaaatatatgttggAAAAAATTGctcattacatatattttgagATTTTAcacttaaatatttattttatttttttattttttttcctactGCGGCAACTTGCCCTTGTTGTGTTGTTATCTTTGGTTTTACTTTGCTTCCTTGTGTATTACTCTGCTTCATTGTGTATTACTCTGCTTCATTGTGTATTACTCTGCTTCCTTGTGTATTACTCTGCTTCCTTGTGTATTACTCTGCTTCATTGTGTATTACTCTGCTTCCTTGTGTATTACTCTGCTTCATTGTGTATTACTCTGCTTCATTTCggttttatcattatttgcCCGATCAGAAGTACATAGCACgtgcattttttttgcaaaagcgtttaaataatttatatccaaaaaatttaaatggcATGGTGTTAATATTGGAAAAGTGAAGGGATGCCTAGGGGAGTGCccacatacgtatatatataccagtATTTACTTGTATATGCAagtgtatgcatatgtttatatgtatgtgatAAATTGTAATAGTAAAGGAAGCATAAACACATTGAGTACAGGGATAGGAAAACTTAATATACCAGGAATGTACTAAAAAAACGTAGCATTAAGGATTATGGAGAACACGATAATTAAATGAAGAGGTAACAGatcaaataatatgaacatgATAGGTGAAACTGAATGagtatttaaattttgtagACTGAggaaatttttgaaaaatgtcAAATTCAGggacttaatttttttttttttttttttaaatgtgtatataatgaTACAGATATATGGTCACTTAGCTATAATAACAAATGAGTaaggaaataaagaaaaaaatatgttcgTGTAAAAGCAATTTTGCTTGTGCCCGAATATTTTGGGAGTATAAAGCTTACAAGAGGtggagggaaaaaaaaaataaaaataataaaatagaaagagGAACAAACGAACAAGGAAACAGTGGAATGGTTTGAATTTCATTCTTGTCTGTTGAGTTGTTAaccatttttctttttcccatTCGTTTgaagaatatttttctttgccTCTCTTTttgttgtattattttacaacGATATCTCGcattattactttattttgtctTAGCTTGTTTTGTCTTGTCTTGTCTTTCCATGCCTTTTTCTTTCCTTGCATTGATccatgttattttttttattttattatttttaaatgatagcTAGAAAATGCAAAGTTTAGtttaaaaagggaaaagagtaaaaataaGATTAATGTTTTGGAAAAATTGCACTCCTACATTTTTAGAGAATGCAAAGTGCTCAATGGATGGAAATGAGTTGTACAACTTTTATTTCgcaaataaaatgtaaattaaagataataaagataataatgataataaaaaaaaaaaattttaaattaaaaataaagagttTGTTTCTTTTCAGAATAATGAAGCGTGCAAAGGGTTGTTAAAAAATGTGTGATATGTTCAAGAAACGGGGGTACATAGgaagtattttattatagttaGTATGCCTGTCTATTTCTtggtttgtttttttattttttagttttttactttttattttaattgtacTGATGTATACAAAATATGAAGATACAAAATGAACCAACTTATTTGTCCATTATTTCGTAgcttaaatatttaaagcatacaattaaaaaaaattgaaaaaaaaaaaaaaagaaggaaggaagagaaaagaaaaaatgaagcgattaaaaataaataaatcattacatatttgtatatgcatGTTTACAACTGTGATCTGCTAACacaaatgataatataaaaggtACCCCATTACATGCTATAACTGACTGTGCATATGCATATGGTACACACGTTTATACATACGCAGAGGAgtaggaaaaataaaaaatggttTAATCAGTTTGGGgcaaaattacaaataagtAAAAGGACAAATGGGGcataataaaagataaaaaaaaaaaaaaaaagttcatcaaaggatataaacaaatgaaGGTTCGCTGCTGGGATGTGAAGCAAAAGTGAAATCATTGACAAAATGCGTAGGCGCATACGAACACATAAACAcataccatatatatatatatatatatatatatatatatataatatatatatatatgtatttattatataaacaaatatatacacttgTACACATTGCACATGCTTTGCGCACGGAGTAAAAATGCAGAGGAGGTAAAGTCATAAATCTATTCACGGGCACGTGTGCAAATTTAAACAAGTTTCAAAACAAAGGGGCGAAGAGAAAAGTTACggtgaaaaattaaaaatgaaagacaAAGAttgatatttttctttctcttttatctatttttttttttttttttttttacaaaaaaacttgtaaaatttcataattaaaaatgcaCTAAAAATCCGTGGGGCCACAGGTTAAAAACAgccattttattaatttaaaaaaaagggaaaagagaaagaaaaaaaaaaaaaaaaaaggaaagaaaagaaaaggatagaaaaaaaaaaaaataaaaaaaataataataatagtaagaTTCCACATATACCCACCCGTTTATACATGTGTGCGTGCTTGGACTTAAGTGGTGTATTACTTTTCAAAATTCAAAATTGTATCtcttaaattataatttttggtTACCGTTCTATAAAAATTAGAAAcagaattattaatatttgcaaaggatatatttacatttgaGTTATATTGTTTTGATAAGGTCGAGAATACAGTATCTTGTTTATCATTATAATAGCTATCTTTTGTTGTTGCAAGgttaacaaaattttcatttttattacttcgacacaaataattattttgatgTTTAATGAAAGGATTAATTCTATTATAATTTCTTGATGAAGACGACGACGGAAGACAATTAAGTTGACAAGTATTAGAGTAGTATGGTAAAATATTTGAGCTCATATTGTTGAAATGGTTTATCGATTCTATATCTAAGTTTCCATTACTACCGCATGTGTTATCACCGCCATTGCTGTTATTGTAGCCGTTGATATTATACCCCTTACTGTTACTATCACTGCCATTGTTACTGCCCCTACTACTACCACCAGTACTGCTTCCATTACTGCCACTGTTATTGTTGACATTAATACTACCGCTAGCAACTCCGCCGTTATTATGGTTAGATGTTCCGGCGGACGCATTCCTGCTTCCGCTACCACTGTTTGAAACGTTTATGCTATTCTGGTTTATAATGTTGTTGAACACATTAATTGAACTAGAACTGTTGAAGACGGGGCTATTTGATCTATTAATTGTGTTCACTTTTGCTTCATACAAGTTGGAGTACTTTAGGCAGAAGTTATTCGGGTGGTTGTTGATGCTACTATTGTTGCTGTTACTGCTTCTACTATTGCCGCTGTTACTGGCATTGTTACTGCCATTGGTATTGCCACTGTTACTGCCATTGGTATTGCCATTGTTATTGCTATTGTTACTGCCGCTGTTATTGCTATTGTTACTGCCGCTGTTATTGCAGCTATTATTTCCGCTATTACCGCCTCTCTTACTGCCGCTGTTGTTGCCACTACTGTTGGCACTGTTCTTGCAGTTGTTGTTAGGGTAGACATGCATCagagaagaaaaatttaaatttccGTTGGTTTGCTCTACTAGGGTCTTTTGTCTTAACAATTTGTTACATAACAATTGTGCTGAGTGAACAACTTTTGACGTTTTTTCAATGTTGACTTCAGAATGGTCTGTTACATAATTTCCTTTGGTTGTTCTTATTAATGCTTTTTGCATCCATGATATGTATTTAATGAGTTCAATAATCATAGAAATAATTTCATCTCCATTTTTGCAATCATGTGGATCGGAATGgctgttattattaacacCTGGTATGTTAGATGTGCTACATATATCGGTGTTGTTTGGGATGTAGCAACTACTTTTCAGTAAAGAATTTACATTATTGAACTTAGAATTGTACGTGCATATGCGTAACTTGTTCATATTTACTTCGTTGTTTCCTATACTACTACCACAATTTGGATTAATATTCCCATTTTCACTAGTGTTGAAGGCACCCACATTGGAAACACCTCCAACGGTTACCATACTTGCGGCACTTCCGATGCTGCCGATACTTCCAACACTGCCAACGCTTCCCATGCTACCTATACTTCCCCCGTTTCCACCACTACTGATGCAACCACTGATACATCCATTGATGCAACCACCGCTACGACCATTACTGCAACTACCACTGCAATTACCACTGCAATTACCACTGCAACCACCACTGCAACCACCACTGCAATTACCACTGCAATTACCACTGCAACCATTTGCGCAATTGCTATTACTACTTAGTCCGGTGGTATAATTCGTAGTGCAACCCGTATTTTCATATGGCATGTTCATTTTCTTTCCATTCGGTGGGTCTCCAACATTTTCACTCTTTAagttgtttaattttttcccattatttgttttatttattaaacttCTAGGTTTAACTCTACATGTATCACATCGAACTTTCCTTAAAAAACCTTCAATCGAAAACTTAGTagcttttcttttcttatgACAAATTTTACATATCATTTCTATCTCATCAGCAACTCTTAGAGCTTCCCCTTTTGATGTTGTTACTGCTACTATTGTCGtttttaacataattaaTGTATCAGCAAGATTATTTTCATCCCCTGGAAAAAATgcatgaattttttttatttcacctttcaaattatatattttaaatacatcCCCAAAAAGTAAATACGAATTTTGAGTTACATAatattgttttgtttttacaaCAACAGCTctataatttacaaaataaacagATTCATCTGTATTAGATGATATTACTGATGGGGCATCTATCATATTAGGCGccttttcctctttttcccTCGAGTACTTTTCGTATTTATCTTCATCAGATGTTGTCTGCTCTTCTTTTGGCTTCTTCATTGTGCTGCTCTAACATATGGTACTATTTATCTGTGCCGTGAATATCGTACGTGAGGGGTAGgggaaagataaaaaaaaaaaaaaaaaaaaaaataagcacaCAAATGGGAGCGGTAAACgataaaaaacgaaaaagaataggaagaaaaaataaagaagaaaaaatacagtagaaaaaataaaaggaaaaaaaaaaaaaataataatgtgcatatacacacacacacacacttACAAATGCTctgcaaatataaatatatatatatatatatatataaatacgtatcaatatatatcaatacatacatatgtatgtatctatgtaccaataaatatatatatatatacatatgcatgtacgcatatacatatgcatgtatgcatatacatgtacatgcacATGTGTAAGTTCTTTATATGCACAAATGTTTATGCGCCCGCTTTTCctctcttttcttttttgaaaagtAGGTTAAAGGGAAAGGAACACATCATTTTTACTTTCTCAAGATCatgttaatttaaaaaaaaaaatattttaattatttttacttttaaacattttttagcCTATAATTATTTTGGCTTAAAATTAGTGTGgctttaaaattattctgCTTTTTTGAgcctttttttctctttttttactaattGTCAAACATGTTTCTTCTTTCGCTGTTTGCCTTGTGCTCTCATTACTTACTCTTTTATACTCATTTAGGGGAAAATGTTGATGCATATAAAACTGTATTTTACAGAGCTCACACGAATGATGCAAAAAGGTTCTGTCGTATGTCAATGTAACATGATTTTGTTCACATAAGCATAAGAACATATGCATGGGCGTATACACACGTATGCGTATATACAGGCGGATGGGCATATAAGAGCGTACTGGCATATACAcacgtatatttatatgactAACTGAAAGacttatattaatatgtaagGTGCAGAAGTTTTGAGGGCATTATAGATGTGtgtgaatatatacaattaatgcgcatacatttttctatattttaaaatgcatGTACGTATTTAAATAGGTGGTGCGTATGAATCtttatatgcgtatatatatatatgtatttttgcacatatttttgtatgtatgaGCACATATACATGGCCATACGTTATTACACATGTAATCATATAGAGAATTTAATGTATCAACATGGATGTATGTTTAAAGCAAAATTTTCACATAACCATCagcctattttttttaaaatacacaaataaaaatactatgTATGCTTTTATTAATGAGATTAACTATTGCTAAAAAGCagttatacacatattttacTGCTGGTAACGAAAACATGCATAACATCTACGttcctaaaaaaaatagatcaTACGATATAAGTCATacagtataaataatacagcataaataatacagtataaataatacagtataaataatacagtataaataatacagtataaataatacagtataaataatacagtataaataatacagtATAAATCATACAGAATACATTATACGGAATACATTATACAGAATACATCATACGGAATACATCATACGGAATGCATCATACGGAATGCATCATACGGAATGCATCATACGGAATGCATCATACGGAATACATCATAAGGAATGCATCATACGGTATATGTCATACGGTATATGTATTTCTTATTACATTAACACTACTTACACGCTAGCAAAAATATAGTTATAGTAcatggaaataataaataaacgaAATGCTGTAAAAACGAAACGCTAAATAAGAAATgtgttaaaaaaacaaaaataataataaataaatagaaaaaaaaaaaaaaaaagagagaagtacgatagtaataataatagttattaaaaataatgctaCCGTACAGAAGCATAGTGAAATTGATCTTGCACATGcttctattttgtttttataaactCATATTTTGATAGGTATtccaatataatatatattccaatataatatatattccaatataatatatattccaatatagtatatattccaatatagtatatattccaatatagtatatattccaatatagtatatattccaatatagtatatattccaatatagtatatattccaatatagtatatattccaatataatatatattccaatataatatatattccaatataatatatattccaatataatatgtatgcTATAAGTATACGTACACTCTGACATGCACATTACTACCATGTATACTGCAGTGTGCATGTAGTTAATGTATCTATCTAATACTTACATAAAATTTCAGTGTGCATATTACTAATATagcaatatttatatatacatgtatatgtatataatatatatatatatatatatatatatatatatatatatatatatatatatatatgtacctaAATACACATCCCGCGCATCTGCAAGTGCCAGTATGCACATGAATCCGTTTGAGCGAAATATTCCAGCGGCACTATAAATGCggtcttttattttgtttcaaaaatgttttaaaaattaatttttaaaaatacaagcACAACGATATTTTCATAACAACAAAgagatattaataattagagcaaatttaaaaaagaaaaatttatatataaataaataaataaaaataaaaacttaaaagccaataacatatacatttatacatataactcatttatctttctttttatctgTATGTTGTGTGCTTTTCAGGTATTATGTCCttgttatttttcatttaaaaatatgagaatatttatgtgtatacgtactttacgtatatatatatatatatatacatacatacatgcatatatatatacatgcatacatgcatatatataaggtgTAATTTACGCATACATAAGTTTACACGTAAGAGTATATGAGTGCAAAACACACTATTAAAACAGGCttttattgtaatttttttacaatttacaAAAGAGGAAAgcctattatta
It encodes the following:
- a CDS encoding LRR12, whose product is MSCTEQKDEKQKYELDLSDNKLGINFLIKLSELIGNNNNDKGNGKNNEKGNGKNSKNNNRNILDLSQNSISSSLFHQHIQTLFNEQTNLTELYLSNICFSRDNIHTPDYGNLTLLALGKCLKKAKNLSVLSFSKNNINNDAFNSFCSFLKNDENKIREIDFSNALIAQAKLIEGKEGNGEEDEAEEGQGNIVEDTQIAHPHSLLYPGSSTLSSARKNNNTYTVNPVYSMSNSSNENASKTFHYKNADKNKTNELKELISNRHNDENNFFSCTGLTNFNRATDITKKYIFTRIKEKLHIS
- a CDS encoding LRR12, with protein sequence MNRSDSAHNIILHNTVICSSNPVLNKDNIADFVSIMNNRKEIEKEQNGNANNLNSVKEIQLNSINISNWGLFILIPCILRSRSLVRINLSNNNLTNVRDSAKILSKCLNYVPWLTSLNLSNNLIKCEGGIAIIE
- a CDS encoding hypothetical protein (conserved Plasmodium protein); this translates as MKKPKEEQTTSDEDKYEKYSREKEEKAPNMIDAPSVISSNTDESVYFVNYRAVVVKTKQYYVTQNSYLLFGDVFKIYNLKGEIKKIHAFFPGDENNLADTLIMLKTTIVAVTTSKGEALRVADEIEMICKICHKKRKATKFSIEGFLRKVRCDTCRVKPRSLINKTNNGKKLNNLKSENVGDPPNGKKMNMPYENTGCTTNYTTGLSSNSNCANGCSGNCSGNCSGGCSGGCSGNCSGNCSGSCSNGRSGGCINGCISGCISSGGNGGSIGSMGSVGSVGSIGSIGSAASMVTVGGVSNVGAFNTSENGNINPNCGSSIGNNEVNMNKLRICTYNSKFNNVNSLLKSSCYIPNNTDICSTSNIPGVNNNSHSDPHDCKNGDEIISMIIELIKYISWMQKALIRTTKGNYVTDHSEVNIEKTSKVVHSAQLLCNKLLRQKTLVEQTNGNLNFSSLMHVYPNNNCKNSANSSGNNSGSKRGGNSGNNSCNNSGSNNSNNSGSNNSNNNGNTNGSNSGNTNGSNNASNSGNSRSSNSNNSSINNHPNNFCLKYSNLYEAKVNTINRSNSPVFNSSSSINVFNNIINQNSINVSNSGSGSRNASAGTSNHNNGGVASGSINVNNNSGSNGSSTGGSSRGSNNGSDSNSKGYNINGYNNSNGGDNTCGSNGNLDIESINHFNNMSSNILPYYSNTCQLNCLPSSSSSRNYNRINPFIKHQNNYLCRSNKNENFVNLATTKDSYYNDKQDTVFSTLSKQYNSNVNISFANINNSVSNFYRTVTKNYNLRDTILNFEK